The following nucleotide sequence is from Achromobacter spanius.
TTTCCGATCGGCAAAAGTGAAATGCGCGACCTAGACCGAATTGACCTGAAAATCCTGGAAATCCTGCAGCGCGAAGGCCGCATTTCCGTTACCGATCTGGCCGAGCGGGTCAGCCTGTCGGCCACCCCCTGTTCGGACCGGGTCAAACGGATGGAACGCGAGGGCGTCATCACGGGTTACCATGCGCGCGTCAATCCGGCGGCCTTGGGCAAGAACCTGCTGGTGTTTCTAGAGATCAAGCTGTCGGCGAAGTCCGGCGACGTGTTCGACAAGGTAAAGAAAGAGCTGCTGTACGTGCCCGAAGTGATGGAATGCCATCTGGTGTCTGGCGATTTCGATTACCTCGTGAAGGCCCGCCTGACGGAAATGAACGAATATCGGCGCCTGTTGGGCGAAATTCTTAAGCGCTTGCCG
It contains:
- a CDS encoding winged helix-turn-helix transcriptional regulator; this translates as MRDLDRIDLKILEILQREGRISVTDLAERVSLSATPCSDRVKRMEREGVITGYHARVNPAALGKNLLVFLEIKLSAKSGDVFDKVKKELLYVPEVMECHLVSGDFDYLVKARLTEMNEYRRLLGEILKRLPASAESRSYIVMEEIKETLYLPVDR